In Salvia splendens isolate huo1 unplaced genomic scaffold, SspV2 ctg1140, whole genome shotgun sequence, the following proteins share a genomic window:
- the LOC121788768 gene encoding berberine bridge enzyme-like 18, protein SVLHHSSSSNHGYDDFLECLTDQFQRSNSATDTIYTPQNATYASLLLSQNLRPASALPGRPDLIVTPFHVSEIQASIHCSRVLNLQIRVKSGGHDYEGLSYASASAPFVIVDMRNFRSVSIDEKAKTARVEVGATLGQLYYTISRRSKTLAFPAGVCPTVGVGGHFSGGGYGMISRKHSIAADHIVDATLINAEGQILSRRNMGEDLFWAIRGGGGTSFGIVLDFTVTLVTVPETVTVFNVTRTLEENATELVDKWQHIADKVDENLLLRLFLNPTNSPATGNLTVAASFTSLYLGGARDLLRIMEEQFPELGLTEDDCMEMSWVESLLFFANVDDQTLDVLLDRTPAGGFGSSYFKGKSDYVSAPIPITGLRDIWNFLLQEEGSSLQFSPYGGVLNTYSDEETPFPHRRGNIFMIHYGVGWLNLNESEASIGWIRGLYGYMARHVTRNPRAAYFNYRDLDIGRNNIGNTSYDQASVWGLRYFKNNFRRLVRVKTKVDPSNFFRNEQSIPVLGS, encoded by the coding sequence tccgtactccatcattCTTCATCCAGCAACCATGGGTACGACGATTTCCTCGAATGCCTAACCGATCAATTCCAACGCTCAAACTCCGCTACCGACACAATCTACACCCCTCAAAACGCAACCTACGCCTCTCTCCTACTCTCACAAAATCTCCGCCCGGCCTCCGCCCTCCCAGGGCGGCCCGACCTCATCGTCACCCCATTCCACGTGTCAGAAATCCAGGCCTCCATCCACTGCTCCCGTGTTCTCAACCTCCAGATCAGAGTCAAGAGCGGCGGCCACGACTACGAAGGCCTCTCCTACGCCTCCGCGTCAGCACCCTTCGTCATCGTCGACATGAGAAACTTCCGATCAGTTTCAATCGACGAGAAGGCGAAAACCGCTCGTGTGGAGGTCGGTGCAACCCTCGGCCAGCTCTACTACACGATCTCCCGGAGAAGCAAAACCCTCGCTTTCCCCGCCGGCGTCTGCCCCACCGTCGGAGTCGGCGGCCACTTCAGCGGCGGAGGCTACGGCATGATCTCACGGAAACACTCCATCGCCGCCGACCACATCGTCGACGCTACCCTCATCAACGCAGAAGGCCAAATCCTGAGCAGGAGAAACATGGGAGAAGATCTGTTCTGGGCAATCAGAGGCGGTGGAGGGACAAGCTTCGGGATTGTGTTAGATTTCACGGTGACGTTAGTCACCGTGCCAGAAACCGTCACGGTCTTCAACGTGACACGAACGCTGGAAGAAAACGCAACGGAGCTAGTCGATAAATGGCAACACATCGCCGATAAAGTCGACGAGAATCTCCTCCTCAGACTTTTCCTAAACCCTACCAACTCTCCGGCGACCGGAAACCTAACAGTCGCCGCCTCATTCACGTCGCTATATCTCGGTGGGGCCCGTGACCTTCTTCGTATAATGGAAGAGCAGTTTCCCGAGCTCGGATTGACTGAAGATGATTGCATGGAGATGAGTTGGGTGGAATCTCTTCTCTTCTTTGCTAATGTAGACGACCAAACCCTTGACGTATTGTTGGACCGGACGCCGGCGGGTGGGTTTGGATCCTCGTATTTCAAAGGGAAATCGGACTACGTGAGCGCTCCGATCCCTATCACTGGTCTCAGAGATATATGGAACTTCCTTCTGCAAGAAGAAGGTTCTAGCCTGCAGTTCAGTCCCTACGGGGGAGTTCTGAACACCTACTCCGATGAGGAAACTCCCTTTCCTCATCGGAGAGGGAATATATTCATGATCCACTATGGAGTGGGGTGGTTAAACCTCAATGAATCGGAAGCGAGTATTGGTTGGATTAGGGGGCTCTACGGCTacatggcgcgccacgtcaccAGGAATCCGCGGGCTGCTTACTTCAACTATAGGGATCTTGATATTGGGAGAAACAACATAGGGAATACGAGTTACGATCAAGCTAGTGTTTGGGGGCTCAGATATTTTAAGAATAATTTTAGGAGATTGGTTCGTGTAAAGACGAAAGTCGACCCTTCGAACTTTTTCAGAAACGAGCAAAGTATTCCGGTGTTGGGATCGTAG